A stretch of DNA from Fundulus heteroclitus isolate FHET01 chromosome 22, MU-UCD_Fhet_4.1, whole genome shotgun sequence:
GCTGATTGAGATGGACCTTCACCTTCAAAAAAAATCTACAGCCGTAATTACAATGGAAGGCGATTCCACAGAGTATTTGGAGGGCTGACCTCAAATGGATGCCAGACTTTTTTTCTGCATCATTTTCCTGCTGCTCCACAATTATGTTATGTTTATATgcaacataaaatcctaataaattacattaaagttggtggttgtaatttgacaaaatgtaaaaaaagaaaaaagttaaaggggtatgaatatcatatttttcagactatgaggtacacttaaaatccttaaattttctcaaaaattgatggtgcgccttatatatgattaccattgtgcttactgaccaattttatgtggtacaatgcactcaaaatattttataatgtgtaagtacgactttggttagcaatgaagccgctgcactcaatggatattcggagcattacggtacactgtgtcactatctgaggacccctgagctgcctacaagactgcctgaatGTAATATCTAAACTAGAAGTGAATCCGTGGAAGGAAGCGTGCGTCAGgagtacgtgctagcaacaataaacctattaagttcattcaaaataaaagttaagtttattttggccttatgttagaaacagggcagtgtagtccaactactctgtccttccTTTCAGGAGATAGCTGCGTATGCGGagtacacacttgggaagaatatttactgcgccttataatctggtgcgccttatggtctgaaaaatatgtcATTTTGTTTGGCATTGTTTAAGACATGAAAATGTTTCACCTACCTGTAACTGCAGCACCTGCTGTGCTCTCTGAGCTTTCTGAGACGTCTGTTTCATCTTGACAGCGCAGCTCTGTCtcagctcctccatctctcTTTCACACCGTCGCTGCTTCTCTTCATAAACCttccaaaacaaaaaggtgCAAGGTCTGAGCATTTGTTCTGCACCGGCATCACATCACCTCCTCTATATGAAATTACAAGTGGGGCTTGTTCATGTCGTGAGAAGCCCGTGTCCCACCTGGCAGATGGCCGCTTCGTTCTCATCCAGGTTTTCCCGGAGCTGTTGGAGCTCCAGGTCTCGCTCCCTCAGCTTGTCTTCCAGCTCCTTCACCACCACTTCGTACCCCTCCACAGGTGGCGGCGAGTGTCCACAGGACCCGCTGTCGGAGAGGGGCTGCCCGCGCCCGCTCAGCGACCCCGAGCCTGTGCTTTTACTGGAGGAGGAACGTCCGCTGTCCGAATTGCTATGACCGTGGCTCCCGCCTCCTCCTGAGGTGTTGCGAACCACGGCCGACACAGGCTCCACGGGGCCCCCGGCACCGGACCCCGAGCTGGATCCCTCACTGGGGGCCAAACTGTAGACCGTGCTGCTCTGCGTGGGGAGGCTGGAGAGGGAGTTTCTCCCTGAATCCGACATGGAGCAGGACTGGCTGCTACGAGCGGTACGACCTCCGCCGTACAGGTTGGGTTTCCCCTCAGAGCTGCAGCTTCCAACGTTACTGTTCGTGCTGCTAGGGCAGCTGGGGGCACCGAGGGGCAGCAGGAGGTTTAGGCTGGCCTGGCTCTCGGACAGACTGCCGCCCCCTGGTCGTGGAGACAGGTACTGCACGGAGTGACGGTTCTTGGGGACGACTGGTTTGAAAGCTGTGGGGCGAATCAACACTTTCTCCATGTtctgaacaggaaaaaaatacgTAGAGTGAATAATTTATGACTTTTAAATAACGAAATCTGTGCTAACTTACCAATGTATACAGTGTAAAAGTATCTATATCCCTTAAACATACACTTAACACATAACTTGCATAATATTTGAATTTTAAGAGATTGTCCAACACAAAACTACTACATAACTGTGAGGTCGAAGGAATATGATACATaactttcaaaatgttttacaaataaacatgaaatgcTTTAGTATCCACCACGCcccaaacaaaaatgaaaaccatgtatcctgttttttttttactttagaaagATCctcctactttgtgttggtttattacAGTACTCAAAATCCAAATGGAAtgaaaaaactaataaataacgTAAATAAACATTGTCGCTCTAATGTAAGAAAACATGTAAATTCTATATATTTTGCAGGCGCTGTAATTAagctacataaaaaaatagggTGACTGATATTTTGGCAGGTCACCCCTTTCAGCATATCAGTCACCGCTATTTATAGAGTTCActaagaaaatgtattattcatATTCTTATCATATGAGCAAGGAAAATGCTGGAGAGTTAATTTGATTAAAggtcaaagaaacaaaagagacagaaaaaaaaactgaaggtgAAGGTCCaaatggcaaaaacacagaATCCTTATACTGTTCTgtaagcattttttaatgatGTTCCTTAAGGTTCATTAAATACGTCAATAGGAGTAAGTGGGTTCTGACGCTGGTCGTAAAGCGTCTGCAAGGTGAGTCACTGTCAAATGATCCATCTGAGCCTGGGAATCAAACTCCTCTGTGGATCGATGAAAATAAGCTAATAAAACAACTGCAGACTTCCTTGTGAACTGAATCTAAATGTGCGTGAAAgctgataaaaaagaaataaaagttaacTGGGATGTTTTAGCATCCGACCACGTAATCCTGAGCTGGGACTGAAGGCAGCATTGTCCTTTGCAAAGGACAGAGGTCATGGACGACAGCACTCACAGTACAGCCGGGCATTCAGATCCCGCTGATAGTCACCTAAAGATTTCCAGATGGGTAATCACTCACTTTGCCTATAATCATTTTGCTTCACATGCTtcagatataaaataaaaacatattagcATCAAGGGAAAGTTTTTATTTACCAGCTTTTTGCTGGAGTTTAAGGGATATAACAATCATGTCTTTCTAGAACCTTTAACCGCATTTGAATGACTGGTTTTTAAGAGGCTTAAAATATGGCaggtaaaaaaacaatacattaaataacttaataaaattactAGTGTTGCAAATAGAAAAACATGGAGagccgttttttgtttttttttatatatcacaGATATGGCTCTGTGCCCAGGGCGTCACTCCACTGGGGTTGGCACAAGCGCTTAATGACAAAGGAAACGATTACCTCTTTCCCTGTGATGTTAATGGTGTAATTATGATTAGAAAATAAGGAACACCCAAGCTGACTAATGATGTGTTAGTTGGCATCAGAGTCATAGCTTCACGTTCCTCATCAAAGAgatattttacagattttaaagAATCTGAATGGCATTCGATAATCTCTCgtccaaaatctaaaatacaggTCAACCCTTAGCTGGATAGCAAAAATCTGAAGATTGATGAAACATGTGTTCTTGagtatttttcattatttctgaCTCTTTAATTCAGAAGTTTGAAGACTGCTATATTTAAATTGGTCAAACCAGGGCTACAAAAGGAAATCATcacttatttagaaaaaaaaaattgaaatattttatctcgCTTCTCCACAGGGGTGAATAAAAAATGGGGCATCATGCATGCAACAACTGGCACtgacaacaacaacattgaATATTAATAATGACATCAGAAAAAGGGCCTGGGGATGCTGTGTTTGGGTTAGTGGCTAGCAGCTAGAAGTTTGAGAATTGAATGAAATGAGATGTACCATCATCCCTTCATCATTCATTCACTGTGAATTGTGAGTGAGTTTGGACTCCACCACTTCTTAGTGGGACAGACTGTGTATGGATGGAGGATATTCAAGTCCGTTGTTGTGACTCcttcacacacacgcacacatacatACACGTTGGTGACCATCAAACATCTTCTCTGGTATTGCGTTTCATATTCTGCTAAGTCTGAATAACGACAGCATAAACAGCACATTGTCTGTCAGCAGCCTGATGAGGATCATGAAAATGGACCTTCCAGTTAAAAGGAGACGGAACCtatgaagcacggtggtggcagtattATGGTTTTCGGGCTGGTTACCAAAGATATacaccaacaaaaaaatatttcagtttcatTTGTAACATGGAAGTTCTTGTAACATgaaagatttaaaagaaaacatgtaaaatatattcaatgAACAAGCCAAAAATGCAGCAGTTTGGCATTTGTTATATCTGCCCTATTGAGTCCAGTACAGTATCTATTGCGTGGATTTTAGCCAGGCGTTTACTACACACAAACAGTGATCTATGCTAAGATAAACGAACCCtcacattctaatttattgtcTTCTCACCTTCTCCAGCTGTCCAGACACCGGGACGAGTTTGGGAGGAGGTCCGCCAATGTTGCCGTTCGCCGTCCCGTTGTCCTTCTGGTCCTCCGGATCGCTGCAGGGGCTCGCAACGGTAAGCACCAGGTTGTCATTCCAGTCTCCAACAACCACCTCTTCACTTACATATCCAAAGTTTGCGTTAGTTCCACCCCCTGCTGCTCCAGCAACCGCAGCGGCCCCGCTGGCCCCGGCAGAGTTTCCTGGTCGCGGCTGCTTCTTGGTGGGCAGCGGTGGAGGTAGAACATGGGCCTGAGGCTGTGTTTGGTTGCTGTTCACCAGCAGCTGCTCCAGGGAGCTCCCGCTGCGGAGGCTCTTGTCCTGCAGCCGGAAGCAGCTGGTAGCCGGCGTGGAGCGTCGTGGCTTGTTGGCGAATTCACTGCCAGCCCTGCAGTGTCGCTCTTGATACGTCCTGCCTGATATGAGACTGCTGACTGAGCCCATGGCCGTGTCGGAGCTGCAGGCCCCGCAAGGGACAGAGCAGGGGTCTGAGGGGGGATGGGACGATAGCGGCCGGCGCTGGTGGAGGTCAAGACCTGGACTGGGATGGTCACTCACAGGTAGCACCTGAACCAGAGCCATGGCAGCCTGACTGCATCAGACAAACCGCACactgagaggagagaggaaacaaaaacacCTGGTTTTACAATCGCACACTCGACAATAAAACAGCTActataacaaaaaacaagtaaCTTTCAGATAGTTCTTGGGCACATGGTATCAAAGCCAGTTTAGTGGGTACTTAGAATTTGGTCTGAATAAATACAacttacaccccccccccccccccattataCCTGCAAAACGGCTGAAAAATACAACTGAGTGAGTCATGCGCAGAAAAAGTAGGGAATTAGAAGCAGAAACATCCGAGGAGGAAATAAATCCACAGTGAATGGCAAAGTCCCCAGGGATGGACTGAACTGTCGGCGTCTTAGTGATAAACTGAGAGCGTTTGCATTGATTTTCATCCGGATATTAATCAAATTGACAGAAGTGCTAGAATTTGTATGCATGCACACTGatactgcaaaataaataaaagtttgcaTCCAAGAAGGTTTATGACCTTTAATTCTGATGTCCAGAGAGATAAGCTCTTTGGACAGAAAATGCTTCAATTATAACCTGGATTTAACCACTTGAGCAAAGCTAAAGGTTAGAGAAAAACTAGCAAAACTAAATatccactgttaaaaaaacccATCAGTTTGAACAAGGGCCAGAAAGAatttaacactttttatttcaaaagttAACATTTTTCTCTGCACTTTCATTTGTGGTGAGTGTTTATAAGATGATGGATCTATACATTCAGCTTGGTGAAGATCTAGAGTTTAGCAATAAtagtacaaaaaataaacattttaagtttagGAAATAAGCTTTAAATCAATAGAAGATATAACTGACTTTTCTTGCGTGCCATTGGTTGGAAATGAGAGTTTATTTTGTATATACACAGAGATAAAACGCTGGTGTCTGGAGTCTGCTGACTTGATCAGGCTGGAGTGGTGAGACTAGCTGGTCAGAAACTCAAAAATCGGATTCCTCTTTCCATCGTACTAAGCTCTACAGGGCAATGCTGACAATAACAACCTTCTGTTTGGACACCGGTAAGGAGGATGGAAGACTCAAATTAACCACTTGTTTTTGGTAAGATGTTTAAACGGCATGAGATAAAGTTTTTATAAGAGAAGTTATTCAAAAAGACACAATTTTCAATTACATTGTCTAAAAATGTCTGGTTCATTGAGGCCGCAAGGATTTACTCTATAGGGAGTAAAGACAGAGACGTCTGTTTCCTTAATGCCAACCGCATTTACTATGCTAATTGCTAATGAAATATGCTAAAGgccagcaataataataattttgtcatcatttcagttAGACCGTGTGACGGTGACTGCTCTCTCAGACGGTGGCATGATCTAATAGTTGCAACACTCATGGTGGAAGGACTAGGAAAACCACTTTAAAAGGATGTTCTTATATcttgcacatttttgttttaaagaaattataATTAGCATGGTAAATCTGTACATTTCCACTCTACTCCTGGGCGAACAATGACTAAACATGAGTAGAGGGACAGATAAGGGGAAGGGAACGAATCAAAACCGTCACCATCCGCTATGGTTTTCCTGAAGGACCTCATCCATAACTGCAAACACTCATCTGCATTTGTTGGGCTGCGAATTTCAGTCACTTCTCTCTCTTATAGTTACACTGCTCACATCCATCAAAGCAGCTTTGAAGAACCCAACAATAGCCTCAGTTAAACTATTTTAGGAACAGGAACATggacagaaaatataaatacaacgAGAAGCAGCAGAATGAGTCCTCTATTTGAAGGCAGCATATTGTCAGTGTTTGTTCCCCCTGCAGACTGAAAGGAGGGGAACGATCCTAGAGGTGCACACAGTAGACTCTTttttcacacagaaaaaaaaaaaaatcaagacttttctttAAGCAgagtagaaaaataaatgcagcgAAATAAATAACTGATGAGAGACAAGAAAGGTAGCATTTTAGGAGCAGAAGTCCTAGATTTCACAAATAAGGACAGCATCCCAAGTATCCCAACAATTTCTCTCTGAATCTATTCATACTGcgacacaaaagaaaaaaaaaaaagtgacccATTTAGTTA
This window harbors:
- the lzts2a gene encoding leucine zipper putative tumor suppressor 2 homolog produces the protein MALVQVLPVSDHPSPGLDLHQRRPLSSHPPSDPCSVPCGACSSDTAMGSVSSLISGRTYQERHCRAGSEFANKPRRSTPATSCFRLQDKSLRSGSSLEQLLVNSNQTQPQAHVLPPPLPTKKQPRPGNSAGASGAAAVAGAAGGGTNANFGYVSEEVVVGDWNDNLVLTVASPCSDPEDQKDNGTANGNIGGPPPKLVPVSGQLEKNMEKVLIRPTAFKPVVPKNRHSVQYLSPRPGGGSLSESQASLNLLLPLGAPSCPSSTNSNVGSCSSEGKPNLYGGGRTARSSQSCSMSDSGRNSLSSLPTQSSTVYSLAPSEGSSSGSGAGGPVEPVSAVVRNTSGGGGSHGHSNSDSGRSSSSKSTGSGSLSGRGQPLSDSGSCGHSPPPVEGYEVVVKELEDKLRERDLELQQLRENLDENEAAICQVYEEKQRRCEREMEELRQSCAVKMKQTSQKAQRAQQVLQLQVFQLQQEKKKLQDDFSSLLQDRETLERKCATIQREQTQLGPRLEETEWEVCQKSGEISLLKQQLKEVQSELSQKAGDIVVLKAQLREARSELQASQARAQEAQAALRTRSLELEVCENELQRRKSEAELLREKVSRLEDDSGRLRDTLTGHSGNATKKGLGMSLSLQQGRVVMGRGGPSPYMYRDGEDGYLVWGGESDEAKAQRQNAETLMGLRQQVDRLKAELMYERRSGEEQRSRFEEERRVWHEEKEKVIRYQKQLQQNYIHMYRRNRDLERVMRELSLELENRDMEDYEVRSGSNDIHFEEITATEI